One window of Metamycoplasma arthritidis genomic DNA carries:
- a CDS encoding MG_279/MG_280 family protein, producing MFLKALAGIGKYLLIVIGSIISVIFFGGAIAMARFENQVVSLYKSYVNDGTGTTPIIKLIKDNIDKIDPEKISNENSYLYPIYRYNEQFENVLKGLEELKGKKGDIPENILKEIEEYEGIVRKIKNQVINKVTKPGGEVYEQLKAFVNQGNAILNNLEPLLAKTKNPEDFQKIYRIVWISTIVVISSIWLLTLIFSITHLGVYTKRDGIELKRSNYELNLGNYIIKLLNENPDIKKYVYAKIESNTTSVK from the coding sequence ATGTTTTTAAAAGCGTTAGCAGGAATTGGTAAATACCTACTCATTGTAATTGGTTCAATTATTTCAGTTATTTTCTTTGGCGGTGCGATCGCTATGGCAAGATTTGAAAACCAAGTTGTAAGCTTATACAAAAGCTATGTTAACGATGGCACAGGAACCACACCAATTATAAAGTTAATTAAAGACAATATTGACAAAATTGATCCCGAAAAAATTAGCAATGAAAATTCGTATCTTTATCCAATATATCGTTACAACGAACAATTTGAAAACGTTTTAAAAGGCCTAGAAGAACTAAAGGGCAAAAAAGGTGATATCCCCGAAAATATTCTTAAAGAAATTGAAGAATATGAAGGCATTGTAAGAAAAATTAAAAACCAAGTTATTAATAAAGTAACCAAACCTGGTGGCGAAGTTTATGAACAACTAAAAGCATTTGTCAATCAAGGAAACGCCATTTTAAACAATCTTGAACCACTGCTTGCCAAAACTAAAAATCCCGAAGATTTTCAAAAAATTTATCGAATTGTTTGAATTAGTACTATTGTTGTCATTAGCAGCATTTGATTATTAACCTTAATTTTTTCAATTACCCACCTTGGGGTTTACACTAAACGCGATGGTATTGAATTAAAAAGGAGTAACTACGAATTAAATTTAGGCAACTACATCATTAAGTTGTTAAATGAAAATCCTGATATTAAAAAGTATGTTTATGCCAAAATTGAATCAAATACAACATCAGTTAAATAA
- a CDS encoding C1 family peptidase, with protein MIKLRKALLSILIPIAITTTTISASCGTQSPAKKLFIEKILKLEELTKEFSGAQLESINNEIKSARNILNNAEAKDADFLMWISRLDAFINSLLNNQNDKNNSNSNQKKNDPKNPETKPEDEDNTPKNPDQKPKNDENSKTKPENLDKYEPHEDHSTRNSNIKDANTSESYYSLNDEYLMDSNYQQYSGLCWSFASTRALESTLLKHQNELYKISEAGFDLPRVRSIGTGGDFGDITYSLVGVRDFWNSEMLTKKYNNVNGFLLENDFPFESLWFANQKNRALFNNHLKKRYIRNSNLLIKPVFYNVNDVENIKKHLKVNGALRANIIHYASYKDSQSSQKANASNQTTFLSEIAYLSKGTNSGHAVAIIGWDDNYEIPGYGKGAWIIRDSTSHNKITYLPYNFHNAPNLIINSGQEIMGFEYRKPKVLISSSESKINITSGSANSTKNFKTETKESKTTNVFEWKKGVNIKYEVNDSIAKNFKMNSIKISNSGKNVSNLFEIIETNNKSFTIKSKDNNIAHGSYRVDLDYEYVDIETNKVVKFTEVRQIFVWTYAGRVYQDVFSYSNKNSNLPKVQGFYSFAHNNREFSVFSYSGDSTYLNYYYSPETKVSYFKVNDKQAKSDVKTKFNYLQNELRQAGQEEKEEIYNIKLYDKNDNLLEENKVRMFSMKRDYGSNLFALLAIGNGGNDNYQNQYIYRAFNNQTNSIFNKYKLVRPQDNNFVRYVYYDADRIKKELPKDKNGDYYIDYELVSKNYYDDYNFMTANNRLSQRHYKYTIFIEPEYKDK; from the coding sequence ATGATCAAATTAAGGAAAGCATTATTATCAATTTTAATACCTATTGCAATAACTACAACTACAATTTCGGCTTCGTGCGGCACACAATCGCCAGCGAAAAAACTTTTCATAGAAAAAATTTTAAAATTAGAAGAATTAACTAAGGAATTTTCTGGCGCACAACTTGAAAGTATTAATAACGAAATCAAAAGTGCTCGAAACATTTTAAATAATGCTGAGGCTAAAGATGCTGATTTTTTAATGTGAATTTCTAGATTAGACGCTTTCATTAATAGCCTCCTAAACAATCAAAATGATAAAAATAACTCTAATTCAAATCAAAAGAAAAATGACCCTAAAAACCCCGAAACTAAGCCCGAAGACGAAGATAACACTCCAAAAAATCCTGATCAAAAACCAAAAAATGATGAAAATAGTAAAACCAAACCTGAGAATTTAGACAAATACGAACCTCATGAGGATCATAGTACAAGAAATTCTAATATCAAAGATGCCAATACTTCAGAATCATATTATTCGTTGAATGACGAATATTTAATGGATAGTAACTATCAACAATATTCTGGATTATGTTGATCATTTGCCTCTACTAGAGCTTTAGAAAGTACATTATTAAAACATCAAAACGAACTATACAAAATCTCCGAAGCAGGATTTGACCTTCCAAGAGTACGTTCTATTGGTACTGGTGGCGATTTCGGAGACATTACTTATTCATTAGTCGGCGTTCGTGACTTTTGAAACTCAGAAATGCTAACGAAAAAATATAATAATGTTAATGGTTTTTTGCTAGAAAATGATTTTCCATTCGAATCGTTATGATTTGCAAATCAAAAAAATCGCGCACTTTTTAATAACCATTTAAAGAAAAGATATATTCGTAATTCCAATCTTCTAATCAAACCCGTTTTTTATAATGTTAATGATGTTGAGAATATTAAAAAACACTTGAAGGTAAATGGTGCTTTGCGTGCCAATATTATTCACTATGCCAGTTATAAAGATTCGCAAAGTTCTCAAAAAGCGAACGCATCAAACCAAACAACATTTCTAAGTGAAATAGCTTATTTATCCAAGGGTACAAATAGTGGGCACGCCGTTGCTATAATAGGCTGGGATGATAACTATGAAATTCCTGGATATGGCAAAGGTGCTTGAATCATTCGTGATAGTACAAGCCATAACAAAATAACTTACTTGCCATATAACTTTCACAATGCTCCAAATTTAATAATAAATAGTGGGCAAGAGATAATGGGATTTGAATATCGCAAACCTAAAGTACTTATTTCAAGCTCTGAGTCAAAAATTAATATAACAAGCGGAAGTGCCAATTCAACTAAAAATTTCAAAACGGAAACCAAAGAATCGAAAACCACTAATGTTTTTGAATGAAAAAAAGGTGTCAATATTAAATACGAAGTAAATGACTCAATTGCCAAAAACTTCAAAATGAATTCAATTAAAATTTCAAATAGCGGAAAAAATGTAAGCAATCTTTTTGAAATTATAGAAACTAATAATAAGAGTTTTACTATTAAATCCAAAGATAATAATATTGCTCACGGCTCTTATCGCGTTGATTTAGATTATGAATATGTCGACATTGAAACTAATAAAGTTGTTAAATTTACTGAAGTACGTCAAATATTCGTTTGAACCTATGCGGGAAGAGTTTATCAGGATGTTTTTTCTTACTCAAACAAAAATAGTAATTTGCCAAAAGTGCAAGGATTCTACAGTTTTGCTCATAATAATCGCGAATTTTCGGTATTTAGTTATAGTGGTGATTCAACTTATTTAAACTATTACTATAGTCCCGAAACTAAAGTTAGCTATTTTAAAGTTAATGACAAGCAAGCAAAAAGTGATGTGAAAACAAAATTTAATTATTTGCAAAATGAATTAAGACAAGCTGGTCAAGAAGAAAAAGAAGAAATTTACAATATTAAACTTTACGATAAAAATGACAATCTTTTAGAAGAAAACAAAGTAAGAATGTTTTCAATGAAAAGGGACTATGGTTCAAATCTCTTTGCCCTATTAGCAATAGGTAATGGTGGTAATGATAATTATCAAAATCAATACATTTACCGCGCTTTTAATAATCAAACAAATTCAATTTTCAATAAATATAAATTAGTAAGACCCCAAGATAATAATTTTGTGCGATATGTTTACTATGACGCTGATAGAATTAAAAAAGAATTGCCAAAAGACAAAAATGGTGATTATTATATTGACTATGAACTAGTTTCTAAAAACTACTATGATGATTATAACTTTATGACAGCAAATAATCGACTAAGCCAACGCCATTACAAATATACAATTTTCATCGAGCCCGAATATAAAGATAAGTAA
- a CDS encoding MspA/MspB/MIB-like signal-anchor domain-contatining protein encodes MSHAKKKKIAIIVLAATAALLAAGTVSGVIYNHQSANKRSKGNDKKPEIQDISELEKKIEAIRDSHKQNLKNEAWKILEALKITIRNAKKANNVRDLSQVISDFERLIPLGEAYLTEIKKLPELKALANELETTINLAKKALEEAKTKLKELQEKEAKLKESAQKLLAEINQALSEVPDAKLPLVIQSLINKLKNLANASEALQQELNNSRLIEEAKKLSDANLQIKDAISELQKRLLDKSPEELEKLAKEKIKDLEKAKKAVEDAKNISTLPNALESLKKDLDQAKELKDHATAKGLDELAKELDKAIKDAENSLKHGTEKLEKIKQENQKLQNDINALVNKIAKDISDANKLTLQSEDSEFKRLKDELKKDIQEATKLAKQAADATLLADEQKVLDAKKQAETSLDKLNDLFSQKKEQELAKTELEKAYSALAKATEEANKADDENTLPLAISQLEDAIAKAELALGKHENLKEKELIKSIYDALKAYKEKEADEALANVKKRFEAKKQAKAKIDADLDAKQNEFNAIKNTIESSNTINDIPTLQNAIKQLEDLKPQVKAIEESAKNASYPEGEQKAKKLLEEISKLDLETKAKLEKLQEEKETQEQEKKLIESLREKITKITKNLETLDSRGKSQLSEATPKQTELAKTLKELEEQLKNAQDVQKEVQDAHKENALKTELEKLEEAKNKATTTKQSLENKISDSNKNIKEQLDNAKSELEDLKKKISDAYNNRNLKELTKELNKLEQLKEKVESLETLATKVESKRKQEATKLLSEVRDAILDANKKHAELDKALKTEKALVDELEKELKKHESNLAKAKDEANNANTIDEKKDKYPKLDKTIKDIEKNLKELEEKAKGLKDQANKDSIDSKIRDLTKKLGKTKTDLANKNQTLKEEQENNSTSTQQSLKGADEAIKKANEAKQNPSDKEKLKNAEDALNNAKNELENKKNSLVGDKENQDKIDKKLEEIEQKQQELADIKKQQEQSEEKRAKELAEQAKQLQAELENLVNKLEPFDASKEYENKIKDLEDKLKELEEGFLKADGEATKLKENQHLKTNYEALVQSKTTATTKAQTKRNEIAQAKTKLQANYNDLINKKAEHKNALENVTASEAINQLIQSINESLTSIEKLLERIAKLQGTEHQLFKNTKTLQIELQDFLEKAKKKLKSIDKEIDELNKSLLEEKTQLEEKSKFKDIANDDVDGLKSAIDVLEKEIDKANKLKNDANSKRNSDQKIKNQTDTNFGILENAIKQAKKELKTKQQTLEALKTSNQSKANETIKKANEIIKKLKDASDVTSITNAINDSNQTKSILEKAIDELKKDSEQKQKIENKLIELNNEIAAAKQKLETLKQDADSQKLAALKDEINKIKKSLKNANDEVEKPNTWLEDKMDANEKLNEAIAKAKANLDVQRNKINDLQYDDNKTKANEIVEELKNLIDNTYTSKYNENKTKFKKEKEDNSAKTDSAISNANSVISNIKSALDKNKTDPNKKQELKSAKHNLESQKEALENLKISDRENHSKIISKISDIEAKITEVNNALDEQTKIEQELKGLIKETEDHIQALQNALDNLKKVNEIRNLDGAKNELLGKITNAQAFLESPKITKLKDFDSLKNAIETLKTKINNAEPAKTYVEQVIKNVNYINSQSKIFNDKFNDFAKMPSVNFDDLKKLIDESKSILALINSAEGEFNKIQDFISNPTVREYINVDGILKPLAETFKRRVNEIKNEMLAKIIKLETSITIGYLKKAKEYSEIKDDPWQIDSGRWNNDILPNLKYAFKSFKKGRAVKSKIDSNPILKEKLKSEYNSLNDLLNYDTIDKFKEFVKRAAKRVVQWKNYSSWNNVFYVFLNEVGEKRADYDRQIHNYLEKFESFNFSPDDPKGREILNGFVKMLKAMQRDSGGKLDKNEQFKRILKNIEDLLEIYGGKAS; translated from the coding sequence ATGAGTCATGCTAAGAAAAAGAAAATTGCTATTATTGTACTCGCCGCTACTGCAGCATTACTAGCAGCCGGAACCGTTTCAGGAGTAATTTATAATCATCAAAGTGCTAATAAGAGATCCAAAGGCAATGATAAAAAGCCTGAAATTCAAGATATTAGTGAGCTTGAAAAAAAGATTGAAGCTATTCGTGACAGTCACAAGCAAAATCTTAAAAATGAAGCTTGAAAAATTCTTGAAGCACTTAAAATCACCATTAGAAATGCTAAAAAAGCTAATAACGTACGCGATTTAAGTCAGGTTATTAGTGATTTTGAACGGCTAATTCCTTTAGGTGAAGCTTATTTAACTGAGATTAAAAAGTTGCCTGAACTAAAAGCTTTAGCCAATGAATTAGAAACGACTATTAATCTTGCAAAGAAAGCCTTAGAAGAAGCTAAAACCAAACTAAAAGAGTTGCAAGAAAAAGAAGCTAAACTTAAAGAAAGCGCACAAAAGTTGCTAGCAGAAATTAACCAAGCACTAAGTGAAGTGCCCGATGCTAAGTTGCCACTAGTAATTCAAAGTTTAATTAACAAACTAAAAAATCTTGCAAATGCTAGTGAAGCCTTGCAACAAGAGCTAAATAACTCGCGGCTAATTGAAGAAGCCAAAAAGTTAAGTGATGCTAATTTGCAAATTAAAGATGCTATTAGCGAACTACAAAAACGCTTGCTAGATAAAAGCCCAGAAGAGTTAGAAAAATTAGCAAAAGAAAAAATTAAGGACTTAGAAAAAGCTAAAAAAGCCGTCGAAGACGCTAAAAATATTAGCACTCTTCCCAATGCTCTTGAATCCCTTAAAAAAGATCTAGATCAGGCTAAAGAACTAAAAGATCACGCCACTGCTAAGGGACTTGATGAACTTGCTAAAGAACTAGATAAAGCTATTAAAGATGCAGAAAATAGCCTAAAACACGGCACCGAAAAACTAGAAAAAATCAAACAAGAAAATCAAAAACTTCAAAATGATATTAACGCGTTAGTTAATAAAATTGCTAAAGATATAAGTGATGCTAATAAACTAACTTTACAAAGTGAAGATAGTGAATTTAAACGTCTAAAAGACGAACTAAAAAAAGATATTCAAGAAGCAACGAAACTTGCAAAACAAGCCGCCGATGCCACACTACTAGCTGACGAGCAAAAAGTTTTAGATGCTAAAAAACAAGCTGAAACGTCACTAGATAAATTAAATGATTTATTTAGTCAGAAGAAGGAACAAGAACTTGCTAAAACCGAACTAGAAAAAGCATATAGTGCTTTAGCTAAGGCCACAGAAGAAGCCAATAAAGCCGATGACGAAAATACCTTGCCTTTAGCAATTTCGCAACTAGAAGACGCTATTGCAAAAGCAGAGTTAGCTCTAGGTAAACATGAAAATCTAAAAGAAAAAGAACTAATAAAGTCAATTTATGATGCTCTAAAAGCTTATAAAGAAAAAGAAGCGGATGAAGCACTTGCTAACGTTAAAAAACGATTTGAAGCTAAAAAACAAGCCAAAGCTAAAATTGACGCTGATCTAGATGCTAAGCAAAATGAATTTAATGCAATTAAAAATACCATTGAAAGCTCAAATACAATCAATGATATTCCTACCTTGCAAAATGCTATTAAACAACTAGAAGATCTCAAACCACAAGTTAAGGCTATTGAAGAATCTGCTAAAAATGCCAGCTATCCTGAAGGTGAGCAAAAAGCAAAAAAACTCCTTGAAGAAATTTCTAAATTAGATCTTGAAACAAAAGCGAAATTAGAAAAACTTCAAGAAGAAAAAGAAACCCAAGAGCAAGAAAAGAAATTAATCGAATCATTGCGAGAAAAAATTACCAAAATCACAAAGAATCTTGAAACATTAGATTCAAGAGGTAAAAGTCAACTAAGTGAAGCAACGCCTAAGCAAACTGAACTCGCTAAAACTTTAAAAGAACTAGAAGAACAACTAAAAAACGCTCAAGATGTTCAAAAAGAAGTTCAAGACGCACACAAAGAAAATGCCCTAAAAACTGAGCTTGAAAAGCTTGAAGAAGCCAAAAATAAAGCTACGACAACAAAACAAAGTCTAGAAAATAAAATCTCAGACTCAAATAAAAATATTAAAGAGCAACTTGACAACGCTAAAAGTGAATTAGAAGATCTTAAGAAAAAAATTAGCGACGCTTATAACAATAGAAACCTTAAAGAGCTAACAAAAGAACTTAACAAGTTAGAACAACTAAAAGAAAAAGTCGAAAGCCTTGAAACTTTAGCAACGAAAGTCGAATCAAAACGCAAGCAAGAAGCTACTAAACTTTTATCTGAAGTACGAGATGCAATTTTAGATGCCAATAAAAAGCATGCCGAACTTGATAAGGCGCTTAAAACTGAAAAAGCACTAGTAGATGAACTTGAAAAAGAATTAAAAAAACATGAAAGTAATTTAGCTAAAGCAAAAGATGAAGCTAACAATGCCAATACAATTGATGAAAAAAAGGATAAATATCCTAAGTTAGATAAAACTATTAAAGATATTGAAAAAAATCTTAAAGAACTAGAAGAAAAAGCTAAGGGTTTAAAAGATCAAGCTAACAAAGATAGTATTGACAGTAAAATTAGAGACTTAACAAAAAAACTAGGCAAAACCAAAACTGATCTTGCTAATAAAAACCAAACATTAAAAGAAGAACAAGAAAATAACAGCACTAGCACCCAACAAAGTTTGAAAGGTGCTGATGAGGCTATTAAAAAAGCCAATGAAGCTAAACAAAATCCTAGTGATAAGGAAAAACTGAAAAACGCTGAAGATGCTTTAAACAATGCTAAAAATGAGCTTGAGAATAAGAAAAATTCTCTAGTTGGTGACAAAGAAAACCAAGATAAAATTGATAAAAAATTAGAAGAGATTGAACAAAAACAACAAGAGCTAGCAGACATTAAAAAGCAACAAGAGCAATCAGAAGAGAAAAGAGCGAAAGAACTAGCAGAGCAAGCTAAACAACTGCAAGCTGAGCTTGAAAATTTGGTTAATAAATTAGAACCATTCGATGCTTCTAAAGAATATGAGAATAAGATTAAAGACTTAGAAGACAAACTAAAGGAACTAGAAGAAGGATTTCTAAAGGCTGATGGCGAAGCTACCAAGCTAAAAGAGAACCAACATCTAAAAACCAATTATGAAGCACTGGTGCAATCAAAAACTACTGCCACAACTAAAGCACAAACCAAACGGAACGAAATAGCGCAAGCAAAAACAAAATTACAAGCTAATTACAATGATTTAATTAACAAAAAAGCCGAACATAAAAATGCACTTGAAAATGTCACAGCAAGCGAAGCCATTAATCAATTAATTCAATCAATTAATGAATCCTTAACTTCAATCGAAAAACTTCTTGAACGAATTGCTAAATTGCAAGGCACAGAACATCAACTATTTAAAAATACTAAAACTTTACAAATTGAACTACAAGATTTTTTAGAAAAAGCTAAGAAAAAACTAAAATCAATTGATAAAGAAATTGATGAGTTAAATAAAAGCTTGTTAGAAGAAAAAACGCAATTAGAAGAAAAATCTAAATTTAAAGACATTGCCAACGATGACGTTGACGGTCTTAAATCGGCCATTGATGTGCTTGAAAAAGAAATCGATAAAGCCAATAAACTTAAAAACGACGCCAATAGTAAAAGAAATAGTGATCAAAAGATCAAAAATCAAACCGATACTAATTTTGGCATTCTAGAAAATGCAATTAAGCAAGCTAAAAAAGAGCTAAAAACAAAACAACAAACACTAGAAGCTCTAAAAACTTCAAATCAATCAAAAGCTAATGAAACCATCAAAAAAGCAAATGAAATTATTAAAAAGTTAAAAGATGCTAGTGATGTTACGTCTATAACAAATGCAATCAATGATTCAAACCAAACGAAATCTATTTTAGAAAAAGCAATAGATGAGTTAAAAAAGGATAGTGAACAAAAACAAAAAATTGAAAATAAACTAATCGAACTTAATAATGAAATTGCAGCTGCAAAACAAAAATTAGAAACATTGAAACAAGATGCGGATTCACAAAAACTTGCCGCACTTAAAGATGAAATTAACAAAATAAAAAAATCATTAAAAAATGCCAATGACGAGGTTGAAAAACCTAATACATGACTTGAAGATAAAATGGATGCTAATGAAAAGCTTAACGAAGCAATCGCTAAGGCAAAAGCGAATTTGGATGTCCAAAGAAATAAAATTAATGATTTGCAATATGATGACAATAAAACTAAAGCAAATGAAATAGTAGAAGAGTTAAAAAATTTAATTGATAATACTTACACATCAAAATATAACGAAAACAAGACTAAATTTAAAAAAGAGAAAGAAGATAATAGCGCTAAAACTGACTCAGCTATTAGCAATGCCAATAGCGTTATTAGCAATATAAAATCTGCGCTTGACAAAAATAAAACTGACCCTAATAAAAAGCAAGAACTTAAAAGTGCTAAACATAACTTAGAATCCCAAAAAGAAGCTTTAGAAAATCTAAAAATAAGTGACAGAGAAAATCACAGTAAAATCATTTCTAAAATTTCTGACATAGAAGCAAAAATCACTGAAGTAAACAATGCTCTTGATGAACAAACCAAAATCGAACAAGAACTAAAAGGACTTATAAAAGAAACCGAAGACCACATCCAAGCATTGCAAAATGCGTTAGATAATCTAAAAAAAGTAAATGAAATTCGAAACCTTGATGGAGCTAAAAATGAACTTTTAGGCAAAATAACAAACGCACAAGCCTTTTTAGAATCACCAAAAATAACAAAACTAAAAGATTTTGATTCTTTAAAAAATGCAATAGAAACTCTTAAAACCAAAATAAATAATGCAGAACCAGCTAAAACATATGTTGAACAAGTAATAAAAAATGTTAACTATATAAATAGTCAAAGTAAAATTTTTAATGATAAGTTTAACGATTTTGCCAAAATGCCTAGCGTCAATTTCGATGATCTAAAAAAGCTAATAGATGAATCTAAATCAATTTTGGCTTTAATTAACAGCGCTGAAGGCGAATTCAACAAGATACAAGATTTCATTAGCAATCCCACGGTTAGAGAATATATCAATGTTGATGGCATACTAAAGCCACTAGCTGAAACTTTTAAAAGAAGAGTAAATGAAATCAAAAACGAAATGTTAGCAAAAATAATAAAATTAGAGACCTCTATAACAATTGGATATCTTAAAAAAGCTAAAGAATATTCTGAAATCAAAGATGATCCTTGACAAATTGACAGCGGGCGTTGAAACAACGATATTTTGCCGAATTTAAAATATGCCTTTAAATCATTTAAAAAAGGTAGAGCCGTAAAAAGCAAAATTGATAGCAATCCAATATTAAAAGAAAAACTAAAATCGGAATATAACAGTTTAAATGATCTTCTAAATTACGACACTATTGATAAATTTAAAGAATTTGTAAAAAGAGCTGCTAAGAGAGTTGTTCAATGAAAAAACTACAGCAGTTGAAACAATGTGTTTTATGTTTTCCTTAATGAAGTTGGCGAAAAACGAGCTGATTACGATAGACAAATACATAACTATTTAGAAAAATTTGAAAGTTTTAATTTTTCACCAGATGATCCTAAAGGAAGAGAAATACTAAATGGCTTTGTTAAAATGTTAAAAGCAATGCAACGTGATAGTGGTGGAAAACTAGATAAAAATGAACAATTTAAAAGAATTCTAAAAAACATTGAAGATCTTTTAGAAATATATGGTGGAAAAGCATCTTAA
- a CDS encoding tRNA (cytidine(34)-2'-O)-methyltransferase, translating into MINVILYQPEISPNTANIIRTCFATNAKLHIIKPTAFDLHPHWLKRKAAGHFLSEIEHEIHANYEQFFKKYGDKNIYYITRYGLSNYSQIDWKNELDNNKEIWVMFGTESTGISKKIMQTKIANCLRIPMFAQCRSLNLANSVAIVLYEIMRQNSFPNLSEFESQKGKDFILK; encoded by the coding sequence ATGATAAACGTTATTTTATATCAACCAGAAATTAGTCCTAACACTGCTAACATTATTCGCACTTGTTTTGCTACTAACGCAAAATTGCACATTATTAAACCAACTGCTTTTGACTTGCACCCTCATTGGCTTAAAAGAAAAGCGGCGGGGCATTTTCTTAGTGAAATTGAGCACGAAATTCATGCCAATTATGAGCAATTCTTTAAGAAATATGGCGACAAAAATATTTATTATATTACGCGATATGGTCTTAGTAACTATTCACAAATTGACTGAAAAAATGAACTTGACAACAATAAAGAAATTTGGGTAATGTTTGGAACTGAGAGCACTGGGATTTCTAAAAAAATTATGCAAACTAAAATCGCTAATTGTTTGCGCATTCCGATGTTTGCACAATGTCGTAGTCTTAACTTAGCTAATAGTGTTGCAATTGTTTTATATGAAATCATGCGCCAAAATTCGTTTCCTAATCTATCGGAATTTGAAAGTCAAAAAGGCAAAGACTTTATTTTAAAATAA
- the ylqF gene encoding ribosome biogenesis GTPase YlqF: MIHWFPGHMAKEFRLLKDKQKLFDLFIIIIDSRIPISSFNNEIYKIAQHRPILFVFNKIDKTSIAELMPIVKRYEDKGEVILTNLKSPKAYKQINSSLNAHYLKLKAKNDAKGKLTPPLKCVVLGVPNVGKSTFINLMAKSRVAKVGATAGITRSEQWINCKNYLLLDTPGLLMPKIASNEIGAKLLITGSIRKESLNLNECLVELYKLVSLKYPEKIKSLNLEATVLEDEIFENVALYAKNNNLLLKNNVLDTKKAINSLIAYFQELSNVMYDEIQ; encoded by the coding sequence ATGATTCATTGATTTCCGGGCCACATGGCTAAAGAATTTCGATTGCTAAAAGACAAGCAAAAGTTATTTGACCTTTTCATTATTATTATTGATAGCCGAATTCCTATCAGTAGTTTTAATAACGAAATTTATAAAATCGCACAACATCGTCCAATTCTTTTTGTTTTTAACAAGATTGATAAAACTTCAATTGCAGAACTAATGCCAATAGTAAAGCGATATGAAGATAAAGGCGAAGTAATTTTAACCAATCTAAAAAGCCCAAAAGCTTACAAACAAATTAATAGTTCCTTAAACGCTCATTACCTAAAACTCAAAGCCAAAAACGATGCTAAAGGAAAACTGACGCCGCCACTAAAATGTGTTGTTTTGGGTGTTCCCAATGTTGGCAAAAGCACTTTTATTAATCTAATGGCCAAAAGTCGCGTAGCTAAAGTAGGAGCCACAGCTGGTATAACACGTTCAGAGCAATGAATTAATTGTAAAAATTATTTACTACTTGACACCCCGGGGCTGCTTATGCCAAAAATTGCAAGCAATGAAATCGGGGCCAAGCTATTAATTACGGGCTCGATTAGAAAAGAATCTTTAAACCTTAATGAATGCTTGGTCGAACTTTATAAGCTAGTTAGTTTAAAATATCCCGAAAAAATTAAAAGCCTTAATTTAGAGGCGACAGTTTTAGAAGATGAAATTTTTGAAAACGTTGCTTTATATGCCAAAAACAATAATTTGTTACTAAAAAATAATGTTTTAGATACAAAAAAAGCTATCAATAGTTTAATAGCGTATTTTCAAGAATTAAGCAATGTTATGTATGATGAAATTCAATAG